In Rhizobium gallicum bv. gallicum R602sp, the following proteins share a genomic window:
- a CDS encoding FadR/GntR family transcriptional regulator → MAIARNEWKLTDGGVEIASGGKRSVREALLSKLVERIVSGDLPEGSTLPNEADLTDQFGVSRTTLREAMQYLSAIGMIRSRTRAGTTVLPRENWNYLDPLVLDVMLSLGGDQSFYTSLIDARHLLEPAAAEHAAVNATAKQLARIAQAFEDMVDANARDNEEWSRADLEFHTAIINASGNWVYRQFASAIRAALLASFRLTNRASQSHEQAIQKHQDVLEAIRIRDPAAARKAMETLIGVARAEISDALKRNSSIR, encoded by the coding sequence GTGGCAATCGCACGCAATGAGTGGAAGCTCACCGATGGGGGCGTAGAAATCGCATCGGGGGGCAAGCGTTCTGTCCGTGAAGCTCTCCTGTCCAAGTTGGTCGAGAGAATTGTTTCCGGCGACCTGCCAGAGGGCTCAACGCTTCCAAATGAGGCGGACCTCACGGATCAGTTCGGCGTTAGCAGGACCACGCTGCGTGAAGCGATGCAATATTTGTCGGCGATCGGGATGATCCGATCTCGAACGCGAGCCGGAACCACCGTCCTCCCACGCGAAAATTGGAATTATTTGGATCCACTCGTTCTGGACGTGATGCTCTCGTTAGGCGGTGATCAGTCCTTCTACACTTCACTAATTGACGCACGTCACTTGCTCGAACCGGCGGCAGCCGAGCATGCAGCAGTGAACGCAACTGCTAAGCAGTTGGCCCGCATTGCTCAGGCTTTTGAGGACATGGTGGACGCCAATGCCCGCGACAACGAAGAGTGGAGCCGGGCAGATCTCGAATTTCACACAGCGATTATTAACGCCAGCGGCAATTGGGTTTATAGGCAGTTTGCGAGCGCGATCCGAGCCGCGCTGCTTGCGAGCTTTCGCCTTACAAACCGCGCCAGCCAGTCTCATGAACAAGCCATTCAGAAGCACCAGGACGTTCTGGAAGCCATCCGTATTCGCGATCCAGCAGCGGCAAGGAAAGCAATGGAAACCCTGATCGGTGTCGCGAGGGCGGAAATTTCGGATGCGCTGAAAAGGAATAGCAGCATCCGCTGA
- a CDS encoding substrate-binding domain-containing protein encodes MKLIVRAAILALTTIAGSHATTVFAQDKDLKVGAIYMDAQGFYAGVRKGIQTGASDAGRKLDIVETNAQGDASKESSFIDTLISSGVQAIIVSPVSADGSSRAIRRAHDAGIPVVCYNTCLNDADMKEYISAYAVGDPYDFGHKLGDAAADYFVAEKIDAPKIGVLNCEFVEVCVTRRKGFEEALKAKVPGAQIVANQEGATLDKAVSVAATMLTSNPDINAFFGEAGGATLGAARAVKSQGKTGKVVVFGGDMTTEIAQELADFSVIKAVVDISGQGLGKLALAQAIKSIDGQPPAGIKVAYDIDLYKSSEDGKAWLKAHADGIP; translated from the coding sequence ATGAAGCTCATCGTACGCGCCGCGATCCTGGCGCTCACCACAATTGCTGGGTCACACGCCACAACAGTTTTTGCTCAGGATAAGGACCTAAAGGTCGGCGCCATTTACATGGATGCTCAGGGTTTCTACGCGGGCGTCCGCAAGGGCATCCAGACCGGCGCAAGCGATGCTGGGCGCAAGCTGGATATTGTTGAAACGAACGCTCAGGGCGACGCAAGCAAAGAATCGTCTTTCATCGATACCCTGATTTCGTCCGGTGTTCAGGCAATCATCGTCTCGCCGGTTTCGGCTGACGGATCCTCGCGAGCAATTCGCCGCGCCCATGACGCTGGCATCCCTGTCGTCTGCTACAACACTTGTCTCAACGATGCCGACATGAAGGAATATATCTCGGCCTATGCAGTCGGCGACCCTTATGATTTCGGTCACAAGCTGGGTGATGCAGCGGCAGATTATTTCGTGGCGGAAAAGATCGATGCCCCGAAAATTGGCGTCTTGAATTGCGAGTTCGTGGAAGTGTGTGTCACACGCCGCAAGGGCTTCGAAGAAGCTCTCAAGGCAAAGGTGCCTGGCGCTCAGATCGTAGCAAACCAGGAGGGCGCGACCCTCGATAAGGCAGTCTCGGTCGCCGCGACGATGCTGACCTCAAACCCTGACATCAACGCGTTCTTCGGCGAAGCCGGTGGCGCAACGCTTGGCGCTGCCCGCGCGGTAAAGAGCCAGGGCAAGACCGGAAAGGTCGTCGTCTTCGGCGGCGACATGACGACCGAAATCGCCCAGGAGCTGGCCGATTTCTCGGTTATCAAGGCGGTGGTCGATATCTCCGGTCAGGGCCTGGGGAAGTTGGCGCTCGCCCAAGCCATCAAGTCTATCGACGGGCAGCCGCCGGCGGGTATCAAGGTTGCCTACGATATCGACCTCTACAAGTCTTCCGAAGATGGCAAGGCCTGGTTGAAGGCCCACGCTGACGGCATTCCCTGA
- a CDS encoding sugar ABC transporter ATP-binding protein codes for MTHILRTADLASQSIASIEGCTRQYPGVLALDNATFALAAGEVRALLGKNGAGKSTLIRLLTGAEIPDSGTVKIDGEELRHSGSRRAQDAFARGVRAVYQELSLVPGMTLAENLFLGRWPRKSGVIQSAEMEAQASEAMGRLGLDRPPNTLVISLSPAERQLLEIARVLLGKPKLVILDEPTSSLAAAEAKKVMAAVTRIASEGIAVIYVSHRMNEIRQIAHSATIMRDGRIIDTVDVKGADTREIVRLMLGAEASKAAALDTRSQEKTVLEVRNIALAPKLGSVSFLLRAGEVLGIAGLLGSGRTELLQAIMGVRSQDSGDVLVDGVAIKPGRYKQMISKGFGYTPESRKEEGIVPLLGVDENTLSTNFAGVSKRGILSAKLMAEATRKVIQRLHIKTAQTSTPIGTLSGGNQQKVVIGRWVYANSRVLLLDEPTRGVDVEAKAQIYAIIRQLAVEGRSVIFVSSEIEELPLVCDRVLVLRDGTLQEEFKSPNIDQDALMAACIAGH; via the coding sequence ATGACACATATATTGCGGACGGCCGACCTTGCCTCGCAATCGATCGCTTCGATCGAAGGGTGCACGCGTCAATATCCAGGGGTCCTTGCGCTCGACAATGCGACGTTTGCACTTGCGGCCGGGGAAGTCAGGGCACTGCTGGGTAAGAACGGCGCGGGCAAATCCACACTCATCAGACTTCTGACCGGCGCTGAAATACCCGATAGCGGGACCGTCAAGATCGACGGCGAAGAACTGCGACACTCGGGTTCCCGCCGTGCACAGGATGCCTTCGCCAGGGGCGTACGTGCCGTCTATCAGGAACTCAGTCTTGTTCCAGGTATGACGCTTGCCGAGAACCTCTTTCTCGGGCGGTGGCCACGCAAGAGCGGCGTCATTCAGTCCGCCGAGATGGAAGCGCAAGCATCGGAAGCAATGGGGCGCCTGGGGCTCGACCGGCCTCCAAACACGCTCGTCATCAGTCTGAGCCCGGCAGAGCGCCAGCTCCTGGAAATCGCGCGCGTTCTGCTCGGAAAACCGAAACTCGTTATCCTGGACGAGCCGACAAGCTCGCTTGCGGCCGCCGAAGCCAAAAAAGTCATGGCCGCCGTCACCCGGATTGCCTCTGAAGGGATTGCGGTGATCTATGTCAGCCATCGCATGAACGAGATCCGCCAGATCGCGCATTCGGCAACGATCATGCGCGATGGACGCATCATAGATACTGTCGATGTCAAGGGCGCCGACACGCGCGAAATCGTCCGCCTGATGCTTGGCGCCGAGGCATCGAAGGCAGCGGCCTTGGACACTCGCAGCCAAGAGAAAACTGTCCTGGAAGTTCGTAACATAGCACTCGCGCCCAAACTCGGCTCAGTTTCCTTCCTGCTCAGGGCCGGTGAAGTGCTCGGGATTGCGGGTCTGCTTGGCTCAGGACGCACCGAGCTGCTGCAAGCGATCATGGGCGTTCGGTCCCAAGATAGCGGCGACGTGCTTGTGGACGGCGTTGCCATCAAGCCGGGTCGATACAAGCAGATGATCTCTAAAGGTTTCGGCTATACGCCGGAAAGCCGCAAGGAGGAGGGAATCGTTCCTCTTCTTGGTGTCGATGAAAACACCCTGTCGACCAATTTCGCAGGCGTCAGCAAGCGTGGGATTCTGTCCGCCAAGCTGATGGCCGAAGCGACACGAAAGGTCATCCAGCGCCTGCACATCAAGACTGCGCAAACCAGTACCCCGATTGGTACGCTGTCGGGTGGCAACCAGCAGAAAGTCGTCATTGGCCGTTGGGTTTACGCCAACAGCCGCGTTCTGCTTCTCGATGAGCCGACACGAGGTGTTGACGTCGAAGCCAAGGCCCAGATCTACGCGATCATTCGCCAGCTTGCCGTAGAGGGACGCAGTGTGATCTTCGTCTCCAGCGAGATTGAGGAGCTTCCGCTCGTTTGCGACCGCGTGCTCGTCCTGAGGGATGGCACCCTTCAAGAAGAATTCAAATCACCAAACATCGATCAGGACGCCTTGATGGCCGCCTGCATCGCTGGACATTGA
- a CDS encoding ABC transporter permease has protein sequence MSLDQAAKTASTPRPKSRFTFSQHMNELSLFVAIVVLYVVFTSAANGFLSFNNQINILRDAATIGIAAWAATLIIIAGEIDVSVGPMVAFISVILAFLLQWGVPTPIAFALAIVVGALLGSIAGALRAYFDVPSFVGTLGLWSALRGTALFVTDALPVSIGRNDTLDALDRSFLGIPPAAIIMLILFAVFTFISRKTAFGRSVFAIGGNAQAAFLSGISVSKIRVALFAIAGAMAAVSGILLVSRLGSGNATAATGLEFDVIAAVVVGGTSLSGGRGSMLGTLLGVLVITLIGNGLVLLGINPFFQQVVRGLIIVIAVLANIQAIKRSVSRNKG, from the coding sequence ATGTCACTCGACCAAGCTGCCAAGACAGCATCGACGCCACGACCGAAATCCCGGTTCACCTTCTCGCAACACATGAATGAACTAAGTTTGTTCGTGGCAATTGTTGTCCTCTATGTCGTCTTCACGTCGGCGGCGAACGGGTTTTTGTCGTTCAACAACCAGATCAACATTCTTCGCGACGCCGCCACAATCGGCATTGCGGCGTGGGCGGCGACACTGATCATCATCGCGGGTGAGATCGATGTCAGCGTTGGCCCGATGGTTGCCTTCATTTCGGTGATCCTGGCATTTCTGCTGCAGTGGGGCGTCCCGACCCCAATCGCGTTCGCGCTTGCGATTGTCGTCGGCGCTTTGCTGGGCTCGATCGCCGGAGCCCTACGAGCCTACTTCGATGTCCCGTCCTTCGTCGGCACACTTGGCCTGTGGAGCGCACTTCGCGGCACGGCTCTGTTCGTCACGGACGCATTGCCTGTCTCGATTGGGCGTAATGATACCCTTGATGCTCTGGATCGCTCATTCCTTGGCATTCCTCCCGCTGCCATCATCATGTTGATACTCTTTGCGGTGTTCACGTTCATCAGCCGGAAAACCGCTTTCGGACGTTCGGTTTTTGCAATCGGTGGAAACGCCCAGGCGGCATTCCTGAGCGGCATCAGCGTCTCAAAGATCCGTGTCGCTCTGTTCGCCATTGCTGGTGCCATGGCTGCGGTGTCAGGTATCCTTCTGGTGTCGCGCTTGGGGTCTGGTAACGCGACGGCCGCCACCGGTCTGGAGTTCGATGTCATTGCCGCGGTCGTCGTTGGCGGCACCTCGCTGTCCGGCGGTCGGGGATCGATGCTCGGCACTCTTCTCGGCGTGTTGGTCATTACGCTCATCGGCAATGGGCTAGTCCTACTCGGCATCAACCCGTTCTTCCAACAGGTTGTGCGCGGCTTGATTATCGTGATTGCGGTGCTTGCCAATATCCAGGCAATCAAACGCAGCGTGTCCCGCAACAAGGGTTGA
- a CDS encoding aldose 1-epimerase — protein MTVVDLEAGRLSARVSTKGGLVLGFWRDVGNGKVTLLRPSSSYNVDALGSACYPLVPFGNRVKDNQFSFDGRAYQFSANTEWDKHYLHGEGWQADWSIAKQTRASIEMGFTHSGGHTPYVYQASQRFALDETGLTLTLMVENRGERAMPFGLGWHPYFPLTPGTTLLAPARAFWTEVESWLPGERTAIPQDLDFSSPAPLPHRWVNNGFEDWSGEALITWPERATTLHLTADAVFKHAFVFVSDAMFDISFKRDYFCFEPMSHLANGQNMPDLGDLKTLAPGQSMSGSIYLRPSSI, from the coding sequence ATGACGGTCGTGGATCTCGAGGCCGGTCGGTTGTCAGCTCGCGTCTCGACCAAAGGCGGGCTCGTGCTAGGCTTCTGGCGGGACGTCGGTAATGGGAAAGTGACGCTGCTGCGTCCCAGCTCGTCCTACAACGTCGATGCTCTCGGCTCGGCGTGCTACCCGCTGGTTCCATTTGGCAACAGGGTCAAGGATAACCAGTTTTCGTTCGACGGACGCGCCTATCAGTTCAGCGCGAATACCGAATGGGATAAGCACTATCTGCACGGCGAGGGCTGGCAAGCCGATTGGTCGATCGCAAAGCAGACGCGGGCGTCGATCGAGATGGGGTTCACGCACAGTGGTGGCCATACCCCATATGTATATCAAGCAAGCCAGCGGTTCGCTCTCGATGAGACCGGGTTGACATTGACCCTTATGGTCGAGAACCGTGGGGAACGCGCGATGCCGTTCGGACTTGGATGGCATCCCTACTTTCCACTGACACCGGGTACAACCTTGCTGGCACCCGCTCGCGCATTCTGGACGGAAGTAGAAAGCTGGCTACCGGGGGAGAGGACGGCAATCCCGCAAGACTTGGATTTTAGTTCTCCTGCTCCCTTGCCGCATCGTTGGGTCAATAACGGTTTTGAAGACTGGAGCGGGGAAGCGTTAATCACCTGGCCCGAGCGGGCCACAACGCTCCATCTAACGGCCGACGCCGTCTTTAAACATGCGTTCGTATTCGTGTCCGACGCCATGTTCGACATAAGTTTCAAGCGCGATTACTTTTGCTTCGAGCCCATGAGCCACCTGGCGAACGGGCAGAATATGCCTGACCTTGGTGATCTGAAGACTCTGGCCCCGGGGCAAAGCATGTCGGGCAGCATCTACTTGCGCCCATCCAGCATTTGA
- a CDS encoding GMC family oxidoreductase, with the protein MSANDRYDYIIVGGGSSACVVAEKLVRDGKARVLLLERGPAKANPIMSFPAGYMKFLAKDTYLTMHQTKPQPQLNGRGPIVPQGKVLGGGSTVNAMVYMRGQAADFDLWNKLISPKGSNDGAWSYADLLPYFKAQEDNDHLAGEFHGVGGPLKISHLGHTSPMTRTYVKTLQGMGIPYNPDFNGARQFGVGFMQHTIDWKTKRRSSAVDAFLAPVMNDPLLSIETEATVTAIRMDGERAAGVDYVRNGSRMSASAGEIILAAGAYQTPKLLMLSGIGPDDELTKHDIQKKVVLPGVGKNLQDHYECPVVATTKGSFGYYGADKGWPMIKAGLQYLLFKSGPVSTTGVETCAFFDPDGNNDYPTIQMFCVPTVYLDRDVMGAEPGDGVTINSLLLRPKARGSVRLGSKDPFENPIVDTQIFGHPDDLRLTMAGFRFARTVLDASPMRDLINKEIFPGADVTSDEAIAAHCKRTVKTGYHPVGTCKMGHDSDREAVLDTSLRVRGTRGLRVVDASLMPTIVSGNTNAAVMAAASKAADLILGYIGHIS; encoded by the coding sequence ATGTCTGCGAATGACCGTTACGACTACATCATCGTCGGTGGTGGAAGCTCCGCCTGTGTGGTCGCAGAAAAGTTAGTGCGCGATGGCAAGGCGCGGGTGCTGCTTTTGGAGCGCGGGCCTGCGAAAGCCAACCCGATCATGAGCTTTCCGGCCGGATACATGAAGTTTCTGGCAAAGGACACCTATCTGACAATGCATCAGACCAAGCCGCAGCCGCAGCTGAACGGCCGTGGTCCGATTGTTCCTCAAGGCAAGGTCCTGGGCGGGGGCAGCACCGTCAACGCCATGGTCTACATGCGCGGTCAGGCGGCGGATTTTGATCTGTGGAATAAACTGATCTCACCGAAAGGGTCTAATGATGGCGCCTGGTCCTACGCCGATCTGCTTCCATACTTCAAAGCGCAAGAGGATAACGATCATCTCGCCGGTGAATTCCACGGTGTCGGCGGCCCCCTAAAAATCTCGCACCTTGGCCATACAAGCCCGATGACGAGAACCTACGTCAAGACGCTTCAGGGAATGGGAATACCCTACAACCCCGACTTCAACGGCGCACGCCAGTTTGGCGTCGGGTTTATGCAGCACACAATAGATTGGAAGACGAAACGGCGGTCGAGTGCCGTCGATGCCTTCCTTGCGCCAGTCATGAACGATCCGTTGCTGTCCATCGAGACGGAGGCGACCGTTACAGCGATCAGGATGGATGGCGAGCGAGCAGCAGGTGTCGATTATGTCCGGAACGGTAGCCGGATGTCGGCAAGCGCGGGCGAAATCATTCTTGCAGCCGGAGCCTACCAGACACCGAAGCTGTTGATGCTCTCAGGTATCGGTCCGGACGACGAGCTGACGAAACATGACATCCAGAAGAAGGTGGTGCTGCCAGGTGTCGGTAAGAACCTGCAAGACCATTACGAATGTCCCGTCGTCGCCACGACCAAGGGCTCGTTCGGATATTATGGAGCGGACAAGGGCTGGCCGATGATTAAAGCCGGCCTTCAGTACCTGTTGTTCAAATCAGGCCCGGTATCGACGACGGGTGTCGAAACGTGCGCCTTCTTCGACCCTGACGGCAACAACGATTATCCGACCATTCAGATGTTCTGCGTGCCGACCGTCTATCTTGACCGGGATGTCATGGGAGCAGAACCTGGCGATGGCGTTACCATCAACTCCCTTCTGCTGCGTCCGAAGGCGAGGGGGTCCGTGAGGTTGGGCTCGAAAGATCCATTCGAAAACCCAATCGTCGACACCCAGATCTTCGGTCACCCCGACGACCTGCGGTTGACGATGGCGGGTTTCCGATTTGCCCGCACCGTACTGGACGCGTCACCGATGCGGGATCTGATCAACAAAGAGATCTTTCCTGGAGCGGACGTCACCAGTGACGAGGCCATCGCGGCGCATTGCAAGCGGACGGTCAAAACTGGTTACCATCCAGTCGGGACCTGCAAGATGGGTCACGACAGCGATCGCGAGGCGGTTCTGGATACAAGCCTCCGGGTCCGTGGAACGCGAGGATTGCGTGTTGTGGACGCATCCTTGATGCCGACGATCGTGAGCGGGAACACGAATGCCGCGGTCATGGCCGCGGCAAGCAAAGCTGCCGACCTTATTCTCGGATATATTGGGCATATTTCATGA
- the dgoD gene encoding galactonate dehydratase codes for MKITKLTTYVVPPRWLFLKIETDEGIVGWGEPVVEGRALTVEAAVHELSDYLIGKDPFLIEDHWQVMYRGGFYRGGAIHMSAISGIDQALWDIKGKALGQPIHSLLGGQVRDKIKVYSWIGGDRPSDVAANAKEVVARGFKAIKMNGAEELQIVDTHEKIDAIIANIAAVREAVGPHIGIGADFHGRVHRPMAKVLARELDPYKLLFIEEPVLSENYEALKEIANHSSTPIALGERLYSRWDFKRILSEGYVDILQPDLSHAGGITECRKIATMAEAYDVALAPHCPLGPIALAACLQIDAVSYNAFIQEQSLGIHYNKGNDILDYIANKEVFHYADGFVGIPQGSGLGIEVNEAYVIERAKEGHRWRNPVWRHEDGSVAEW; via the coding sequence ATGAAGATCACCAAACTTACCACCTATGTCGTCCCACCTCGCTGGCTGTTTCTGAAGATCGAGACCGACGAGGGGATCGTCGGCTGGGGTGAACCAGTTGTTGAAGGCCGGGCGTTGACCGTGGAAGCTGCCGTCCACGAGCTGTCCGACTATCTGATCGGCAAGGACCCCTTTCTGATCGAGGATCATTGGCAGGTCATGTACCGTGGTGGCTTCTACCGCGGCGGCGCAATTCACATGAGCGCGATATCGGGCATCGATCAGGCGCTATGGGACATCAAGGGCAAGGCGCTGGGCCAGCCCATCCACTCGCTGCTCGGCGGCCAGGTGCGCGACAAGATCAAGGTTTATTCATGGATCGGCGGAGATCGGCCGTCCGACGTCGCTGCGAACGCCAAGGAGGTCGTTGCCCGTGGCTTCAAAGCCATCAAGATGAACGGTGCCGAGGAACTGCAGATCGTCGATACCCACGAAAAGATCGATGCGATTATCGCGAACATCGCAGCAGTTCGAGAGGCGGTCGGGCCGCATATCGGCATCGGAGCGGACTTCCACGGGCGCGTTCATCGACCGATGGCGAAGGTTCTGGCAAGGGAACTCGATCCGTATAAGCTGTTGTTCATCGAGGAGCCGGTGCTCTCGGAGAACTACGAGGCGCTGAAGGAAATCGCCAACCACTCCTCGACGCCGATTGCGCTCGGAGAGCGGCTGTATTCGCGCTGGGATTTCAAGCGCATCCTGTCGGAGGGTTACGTCGATATCCTGCAGCCGGATTTGAGCCATGCAGGAGGCATTACGGAGTGTCGCAAGATCGCCACCATGGCTGAAGCCTATGACGTGGCGCTGGCCCCGCATTGCCCGCTCGGGCCGATCGCGCTTGCCGCATGCCTTCAGATCGACGCCGTAAGCTACAACGCCTTCATCCAGGAACAGAGCCTGGGGATCCATTATAACAAGGGCAATGATATCCTGGACTACATCGCCAATAAGGAGGTCTTCCACTATGCCGACGGTTTCGTGGGCATTCCGCAAGGTTCGGGACTTGGTATCGAAGTGAACGAAGCCTACGTCATAGAACGGGCGAAGGAGGGCCATCGTTGGCGCAATCCCGTTTGGCGTCATGAAGATGGCAGCGTCGCTGAGTGGTAG
- a CDS encoding SDR family oxidoreductase, producing the protein MAKRLTGKRILITGAAQGIGLAIAKAVLAEDASAYLIDRDQGLLRVEAEKLKGQGYRLSYRAADITDAKAIARIVEEARTEIGQINALINNAGVNVFSEPLETTDEEWNRCFDINLKGAWNCCKAVLPGLIAQGGGVVLNIASTHSFTIIPHTFPYPLAKHALLGLTKSLGLEFAAKNVRVNALAPGYVATQKVVDFWNSFPNPAAAEAETMKMHPSGRIATTEEIAMAAVFMISDQCPFMNATCLTIDGGLSVLQHPA; encoded by the coding sequence ATGGCTAAGCGACTTACAGGCAAACGCATATTAATCACGGGCGCGGCCCAGGGCATCGGTCTGGCGATTGCAAAAGCAGTCCTAGCCGAGGATGCGAGCGCCTACCTGATCGACCGTGACCAGGGGCTTTTGCGAGTTGAGGCTGAAAAACTAAAGGGCCAAGGATATCGTCTTAGCTACAGGGCGGCCGATATCACCGACGCCAAAGCCATTGCGAGGATCGTCGAAGAAGCCAGGACCGAGATCGGTCAGATCAATGCCCTCATCAACAATGCTGGCGTCAACGTGTTCTCCGAGCCATTGGAGACGACGGACGAGGAATGGAACCGCTGCTTCGATATCAATCTGAAGGGTGCGTGGAACTGCTGCAAGGCGGTGTTGCCCGGCCTGATCGCACAGGGCGGAGGCGTCGTCCTGAACATCGCCTCGACGCACTCCTTTACGATCATACCGCATACATTTCCGTATCCTCTTGCCAAGCACGCGCTTCTCGGTTTGACCAAGTCACTGGGATTGGAATTTGCGGCCAAGAACGTGCGGGTGAATGCGTTGGCGCCGGGCTATGTGGCGACACAGAAGGTCGTCGATTTCTGGAACAGCTTTCCGAATCCGGCAGCTGCTGAAGCCGAGACAATGAAGATGCATCCGAGTGGGCGGATCGCAACGACGGAGGAAATCGCGATGGCTGCGGTGTTCATGATCTCTGACCAGTGCCCGTTTATGAATGCGACCTGCTTGACAATCGATGGCGGGTTGAGTGTGCTGCAGCACCCGGCGTGA
- a CDS encoding nucleoside 2-deoxyribosyltransferase, which translates to MTRKVYLAGPEVFLPNAREILDRKAALAREAGLLPLSPGDLEIPHTNSRRERAAAINAVDEKMMIQADAIIANLTPFRGIAADTGTAFELGFMCASGKPVFAYTNVARDHSGRVSDLYGGAVAYDAEGRLRDPNGIAIEDFGLADNLMLHAGIERRGGVLIIGDAARDALYTDLAAFKTCLAVAVEKLR; encoded by the coding sequence ATGACAAGAAAAGTTTATCTGGCCGGTCCGGAGGTTTTTCTCCCAAACGCCCGTGAAATCCTCGACCGGAAGGCAGCACTTGCCCGTGAGGCGGGACTTCTCCCGCTCTCGCCCGGCGATCTGGAAATCCCGCACACGAACTCGAGGCGCGAGCGGGCCGCGGCGATAAACGCGGTGGATGAGAAGATGATGATCCAAGCGGACGCGATCATCGCCAATCTGACGCCCTTTCGTGGCATTGCCGCCGATACCGGGACGGCCTTCGAACTCGGCTTTATGTGCGCAAGCGGTAAGCCTGTATTCGCTTATACGAATGTAGCCCGCGATCACAGCGGACGAGTGAGCGATCTTTATGGCGGGGCCGTCGCGTATGATGCTGAAGGTCGATTGCGTGACCCGAACGGGATTGCGATCGAGGATTTCGGCCTGGCCGACAATCTCATGCTGCACGCCGGAATTGAGCGGCGCGGTGGCGTCCTCATCATCGGAGACGCGGCACGGGATGCGCTCTATACGGACCTTGCTGCGTTCAAGACATGTCTTGCCGTCGCCGTTGAGAAGTTGCGCTAA
- a CDS encoding amidase family protein — protein MNPTTPAFDITSLHAFDGMAAVSPTLSKLVFARIIEVSDPGIFIHLVEKDTVLAEAAKLGAFDPAKPLFGIPFAVKDNIDVAGIPTTAACPDYAYAPEKDATVVRLLKEAALVIDKTNLDQFATGLIGVRSPYPIPRNAIDPKLVPGGSSSGSAVATAQGIVSFALGTDTAGSGRIRAGLNNIVGLKPSVGAH, from the coding sequence ATGAACCCAACGACACCGGCCTTCGATATCACCTCGCTGCACGCGTTCGACGGGATGGCGGCAGTGTCGCCGACGTTGTCGAAGCTGGTCTTTGCCCGCATCATCGAAGTTAGCGATCCCGGCATCTTCATTCACCTGGTCGAAAAGGACACGGTTTTGGCCGAGGCGGCGAAACTCGGAGCGTTCGATCCGGCAAAACCGCTTTTCGGCATTCCTTTCGCCGTGAAGGATAACATCGACGTTGCCGGCATACCGACCACCGCCGCCTGCCCGGACTATGCCTACGCGCCGGAAAAGGACGCGACCGTCGTCCGCCTGCTGAAAGAGGCCGCTCTGGTGATCGACAAGACCAATCTCGACCAGTTCGCCACCGGCCTGATCGGCGTCCGCTCGCCCTACCCGATCCCGCGGAACGCTATTGATCCGAAGCTGGTGCCTGGCGGTTCATCTTCAGGTTCAGCAGTGGCGACCGCCCAAGGCATCGTCAGCTTTGCGCTCGGCACGGATACGGCCGGCTCGGGCCGTATCCGTGCCGGGCTCAACAATATCGTCGGCCTAAAACCAAGCGTTGGCGCGCACTAA
- a CDS encoding cupin domain-containing protein, producing MPETTRELLTSGGWKDLEFVRFRDEVTIHWIRPFQGDQPGVALLKYEAGASVPRHRHEGLETILVLDGVQSDETGDYGLGSYIVNAPGTEHSVWSESGCVVLIQWDRPVRILEEERV from the coding sequence ATGCCTGAAACGACCCGCGAACTGCTCACATCTGGTGGGTGGAAGGATTTGGAATTCGTCCGCTTCCGCGATGAAGTCACCATTCACTGGATTAGACCTTTCCAAGGCGACCAGCCGGGCGTGGCTCTCCTGAAATACGAGGCAGGCGCCTCCGTACCGCGCCACCGGCATGAGGGGCTCGAAACCATCCTGGTGCTCGACGGGGTACAATCCGACGAGACCGGCGATTACGGCCTCGGCAGCTATATCGTCAACGCGCCGGGCACCGAACACTCCGTCTGGAGCGAGAGCGGCTGCGTCGTGCTGATCCAATGGGATCGGCCCGTAAGAATACTGGAAGAGGAAAGGGTATGA